From the Amycolatopsis thermoflava N1165 genome, one window contains:
- a CDS encoding 3-oxoadipate--succinyl-CoA transferase, which yields MTTASEVLSVVASRELAGKRTVFAGIGLPTLAASLAHLTVAPDLEIVYESGVCGAHPSHLPETIADAVLITGAEAVLSMPALFGYVLQGGHIDVGFLGAAQIDRWGNLNSSVIGDWHSPKVRLPGSGGAMEVMANSREVFVVMRRHDPRSFVDELDFCTSPGPDRALGDGVRPAGLGVTRVITELGILARSGPGEELKLVALHPGVTVDQARECTGWPLEVGGDLTVIEPPSEAELRLLREDVDPERVYLR from the coding sequence ATGACAACAGCAAGCGAAGTCCTGTCCGTGGTCGCTTCCCGCGAACTGGCCGGCAAGCGCACGGTGTTCGCCGGCATCGGCCTGCCCACGCTGGCCGCGTCGCTGGCCCACCTGACCGTCGCGCCGGACCTGGAGATCGTCTACGAGTCGGGCGTGTGCGGGGCGCACCCGTCGCACCTGCCGGAGACGATCGCCGACGCGGTGCTGATCACCGGCGCCGAGGCGGTGCTGTCGATGCCCGCGTTGTTCGGCTACGTGCTGCAGGGCGGGCACATCGACGTCGGGTTCCTCGGCGCCGCGCAGATCGACCGCTGGGGCAACCTGAACTCCTCGGTGATCGGCGACTGGCACTCCCCGAAGGTGCGGCTGCCCGGTTCCGGCGGCGCGATGGAGGTCATGGCGAACTCGCGCGAGGTGTTCGTGGTGATGCGCCGCCACGACCCCCGGTCCTTTGTGGACGAGCTGGACTTCTGCACCTCGCCCGGCCCCGACCGCGCCCTCGGCGACGGTGTGCGGCCGGCCGGGCTCGGCGTCACCAGGGTGATCACCGAACTCGGCATCCTCGCGCGCAGCGGCCCCGGCGAGGAGCTGAAGCTGGTCGCGCTGCACCCGGGCGTCACCGTGGACCAGGCGCGCGAGTGCACCGGCTGGCCGCTGGAGGTGGGCGGCGACCTGACGGTGATCGAACCGCCGAGCGAGGCCGAACTACGGTTGCTGCGCGAAGATGTCGACCCGGAGCGGGTGTATCTGCGATGA
- a CDS encoding CoA transferase subunit A, protein MPRPGPDKTMSLRDAVAAYVHDGDTVALEGFTHLIPTAAGHEIIRQGRRDLTVVRMTADIVVDQMLAGGCVRKLVSSFVGNSSAGSLGELRRRIEHADPEPLEFEEYSHYGLICRYLAGAQRLPFYPLRSYAGSDLPGVNPAIRKVASPYGDEQIYVVPPVNPDVTIIHAQRADRAGNTQIWGLTGVQAEAVFAADKAIVVVEEIVADEVVRSDPNRTVVPAHAVDAVVEVPRGAHPSFAQGYYDRDNAFYRAWSGISRDKEKLAAWMAEWVHGTADHGEYVAKLGEEFWAGLAVGEAMSEPVNYGRRL, encoded by the coding sequence ATGCCCCGCCCGGGTCCGGACAAGACGATGAGCCTGCGCGACGCCGTCGCGGCTTACGTGCACGACGGGGACACCGTCGCGCTGGAGGGGTTCACGCACCTCATCCCCACCGCGGCCGGGCACGAGATCATCCGCCAGGGCCGCCGCGACCTCACCGTCGTCCGGATGACCGCGGACATCGTCGTCGACCAGATGCTCGCCGGCGGGTGCGTGCGCAAGCTGGTGTCGTCGTTCGTCGGCAACTCCTCCGCCGGGTCGCTGGGTGAGCTGCGGCGCCGGATCGAACACGCCGACCCCGAGCCGCTGGAGTTCGAGGAGTACAGCCACTACGGCCTGATCTGCCGCTACCTCGCCGGCGCGCAGCGCCTGCCGTTCTACCCGCTGCGCTCCTACGCGGGCTCCGACCTGCCAGGCGTCAACCCGGCCATCCGCAAGGTCGCCTCCCCCTACGGCGACGAGCAGATCTACGTCGTCCCGCCGGTCAACCCGGACGTCACGATCATCCACGCCCAGCGCGCCGACCGGGCGGGCAACACCCAGATCTGGGGCCTGACCGGCGTCCAGGCCGAGGCGGTGTTCGCCGCGGACAAGGCGATCGTCGTGGTAGAGGAGATCGTGGCCGACGAGGTGGTCCGCTCCGACCCGAACCGCACGGTCGTGCCCGCGCACGCCGTCGACGCGGTGGTCGAGGTCCCGCGCGGGGCGCACCCGTCGTTCGCGCAGGGCTACTACGACCGCGACAACGCCTTCTACCGCGCGTGGTCGGGCATCAGCAGGGACAAGGAGAAACTGGCCGCGTGGATGGCGGAGTGGGTGCACGGCACGGCCGACCACGGCGAGTACGTCGCCAAGCTGGGCGAGGAGTTCTGGGCCGGCCTCGCGGTCGGCGAGGCGATGAGCGAACCGGTGAACTACGGGCGGAGGCTCTGA
- a CDS encoding LysR family transcriptional regulator codes for MELRYLTSFLAVAEELHFGRAAKRLQMAQPPLSQQIRQLEKELGVQLFERNTRSVRLTSAGESFLGPVRRVMEDLDIATKAARAAGRGEYGRVTVGFAGASSHESLPLLTRAVRAAHPGLELVMRGQTYANVALARVADGSLDLGFVRLPITQPGVEARVIDEEEMICALPSDHPLARLDKVPVEALAEEAFVSFPANAGSSVRDATVRVCVSAGFNPRVVQEAPDSYTILALVAAGVGVTLTVSSCQHIQQTGLAYRPLAGEPVRLQAALAWRPDNPSAALRTVLAIAEQALPTPA; via the coding sequence ATGGAGCTGCGTTACCTCACGTCCTTCCTGGCCGTGGCTGAGGAGCTGCACTTCGGGCGCGCCGCCAAGCGGCTGCAGATGGCGCAGCCGCCGCTGTCGCAGCAGATCCGGCAGCTGGAGAAGGAGCTGGGGGTCCAGCTGTTCGAGCGCAACACCCGCTCGGTGCGGCTGACCAGCGCGGGGGAGTCGTTCCTCGGGCCGGTCCGGCGGGTGATGGAGGACCTGGACATCGCGACGAAGGCGGCGCGAGCGGCGGGCCGGGGCGAGTACGGGCGCGTGACGGTGGGGTTCGCGGGCGCGTCCAGCCACGAGAGCCTGCCGCTGCTGACCCGCGCCGTACGGGCCGCGCATCCGGGGCTGGAACTGGTGATGCGCGGCCAGACGTACGCGAACGTGGCGCTGGCGCGCGTCGCGGACGGCTCGCTGGACCTGGGGTTCGTGCGGCTGCCGATCACCCAGCCCGGCGTCGAGGCGCGGGTGATCGACGAGGAGGAGATGATCTGCGCGCTGCCGTCGGACCATCCCCTGGCGCGGCTGGACAAGGTGCCGGTCGAGGCGCTGGCGGAGGAGGCGTTCGTCAGCTTCCCGGCCAACGCGGGGTCCAGCGTGCGGGACGCGACGGTGCGGGTGTGCGTGTCGGCCGGGTTCAACCCGCGCGTGGTGCAGGAGGCGCCGGACTCGTACACGATCCTCGCGCTGGTGGCCGCCGGGGTCGGGGTGACGTTGACGGTGTCGTCGTGTCAGCACATCCAGCAGACGGGGCTGGCGTACCGGCCGCTGGCGGGGGAGCCGGTGCGGTTGCAGGCCGCGCTGGCCTGGCGGCCGGACAACCCGTCGGCGGCGTTGCGGACGGTGCTGGCGATCGCGGAGCAGGCGTTGCCTACGCCTGCTTAG
- a CDS encoding TetR/AcrR family transcriptional regulator, producing MGERQRTDGISTRRRGATLENAITDAAWEVLVEQGYHGFTYEVVATRAGTSKPVLYRRWPQREDLLVATLARHWRPLDIPPDTGSLRQDALALLRTINAERSRAVVLLRIQLADYFRETGTTFDDLRGRLRPADQTPPFAALVERAVERGELADEPRSARLVNLPFDLLRHDMLMRMGAVPDEAIVEIVDTVWLPLLGVSPHGTQAKR from the coding sequence ATGGGTGAGCGGCAGCGCACGGACGGCATTTCCACGCGACGCAGGGGTGCCACCCTGGAGAACGCGATCACCGATGCCGCCTGGGAGGTCCTGGTCGAGCAGGGCTACCACGGCTTCACCTACGAGGTCGTCGCGACGCGCGCGGGCACCAGCAAGCCGGTGCTCTACCGCCGCTGGCCGCAGCGCGAGGACCTCCTCGTCGCCACACTCGCCCGGCACTGGCGCCCACTCGACATCCCTCCCGACACCGGCAGCCTGCGCCAGGACGCCCTCGCACTCCTGCGCACGATCAACGCCGAGCGGTCCCGCGCGGTGGTGCTCCTGCGCATCCAACTGGCGGACTACTTCCGCGAGACCGGAACAACGTTCGACGACCTGCGCGGCCGCCTCCGCCCCGCGGACCAGACGCCCCCCTTCGCGGCGCTCGTCGAGCGCGCCGTCGAACGCGGCGAGCTCGCGGACGAGCCGCGGTCCGCGCGCCTGGTGAACCTGCCCTTCGACCTGCTGCGCCACGACATGCTGATGCGCATGGGCGCGGTGCCGGACGAGGCGATCGTCGAGATCGTGGACACCGTATGGCTTCCCCTGCTCGGCGTGTCACCCCACGGCACGCAGGCAAAGCGCTGA
- a CDS encoding zinc-binding alcohol dehydrogenase family protein, which translates to MSTINAALVESFAEPPHFRSVPAPEAGPGQEVVDVLAVGVHPATRGIAAGKHYTSPQALPALAGADAVIRRTDGSLGYVMLMGAGTLAERIVVDPATVIPVPDGADPALVAATMNPALSSWTALRTRVPFQAGQSVLVHGATGNAGSMAVKVAKHLGAGRVIAAGRNRARLDELLDQGADAVVQLVPDEDATAAAFAEAAAEVDVVLDYVWGQPTELAMRAVLGARTQHTRLLDWVQIGGMGGDAITLSGHLMRSNAVRILGSGFGAVDMQVMQREFTELVAAIAAGGMAVRPHPFPLDQVAAAWAHQDAPGERTVILLRD; encoded by the coding sequence ATGTCCACGATCAACGCCGCCCTGGTGGAGTCCTTCGCCGAGCCGCCGCACTTCCGCTCCGTCCCGGCCCCCGAGGCTGGCCCCGGGCAGGAGGTGGTGGACGTCCTCGCCGTCGGCGTGCACCCCGCCACCCGCGGCATCGCCGCCGGCAAGCACTACACGAGTCCCCAGGCGCTGCCCGCCCTGGCGGGTGCCGACGCCGTCATCCGCAGGACGGACGGCAGCCTCGGCTACGTCATGCTCATGGGCGCCGGCACCCTGGCCGAGCGCATCGTCGTCGATCCCGCCACCGTCATCCCGGTCCCGGACGGCGCCGACCCCGCACTCGTGGCCGCCACCATGAACCCGGCGCTGTCCTCATGGACCGCGCTGCGCACCCGCGTGCCGTTCCAGGCCGGGCAGTCGGTCCTGGTGCACGGCGCGACCGGCAACGCCGGCTCGATGGCCGTCAAGGTCGCCAAGCACCTCGGCGCGGGGCGGGTGATCGCCGCCGGACGCAACCGCGCCCGCCTCGACGAACTCCTGGACCAGGGCGCGGACGCCGTTGTCCAGCTCGTCCCCGACGAGGACGCCACCGCGGCCGCGTTCGCCGAGGCGGCCGCCGAGGTCGACGTGGTCCTGGACTACGTGTGGGGGCAGCCCACCGAACTCGCCATGCGTGCCGTCCTCGGAGCGCGGACCCAGCACACCCGCCTGCTCGACTGGGTGCAGATCGGCGGCATGGGCGGAGACGCGATCACCCTGTCCGGGCACCTCATGCGCTCCAACGCGGTCCGGATCCTGGGCAGCGGCTTCGGCGCCGTGGACATGCAGGTCATGCAGCGGGAGTTCACCGAGCTCGTGGCCGCGATCGCGGCAGGCGGCATGGCCGTGCGCCCGCATCCGTTCCCGCTCGACCAGGTCGCGGCGGCTTGGGCCCACCAGGACGCACCCGGCGAGCGCACCGTCATCCTGCTGCGCGATTGA